In Choristoneura fumiferana chromosome 21, NRCan_CFum_1, whole genome shotgun sequence, a single genomic region encodes these proteins:
- the LOC141439667 gene encoding uncharacterized protein — protein sequence MKGAVLALFCAVALVHAEINENGCPINPYIDVLKPHPNCNRYYQCLQGELFERKCAANLVFNVETQECDWPENVDCDNRIPVAPESSEEESQPENGNGNDDPSLAPEICAEEGSDGILVAHENCNQFYECNNGVPVAHKCASTLLFNPSTGRCDWPENVNCGDRNPDGGSGGGDGGNGDGGNGDGGNGDGDNGGTGGGNGNPSEAPEICAAEGSDGVLVAHENCNQFYKCNGGVPVAMNCWGNLLFNPATDQCDWPENVDCGDRNPDGGSGGGDGGNGDGGNGDGGNGDGDNGGTGAGNGNPSEAPEICAAEGSDGVLVAHENCNQFYKCNGGVPVAMNCWGNLLFNPATDQCDWPENVDCGDRNPDGGSGGGDGGNGDGGNGDGGNGDGDNGGTGAGNGNPSEAPEICAAEGSDGVLVAHENCNQFYKCNGGVPVAMNCWGNLLFNPATDQCDWPENVDCGDRNPDGGSGGGDGGNGDGGNGDGGNGDGDNGGTGAGNGNPSEAPEICAAEGSDGVLVAHENCNQFYKCNGGVPVAMNCWGNLLFNPATDQCDWPENVDCGDRNPDGGSGGGDGGNGDGGSEDGGNGDEGNGESGNGGNNDPSQAPEICAAEDSDGVLVAHENCNQFYVCNNGKPVTLSCGGDLLFNPANNQCDWPDNVNCDSRNPDNGGEDGGEGDGDNEDSGNGGNKDPSLAPEICAAEDSDGVLVAHEDCNKFYICNAGVPVSRNCYGDLYYNPSTESCDWPQNVNCGNRRTFTSFNKHMPQVRRM from the exons ATGAAAG GCGCAGTCCTCGCACTATTCTGTGCGGTAGCACTAGTCCATGCGGAAATAAACGAGAATGGGTGTCCCATAAACCCATACATCGACGTGCTAAAGCCGCATCCCAACTGCAACAGATACTACCAATGCCTGCAAGGAGAGCTCTTTGAGCGCAAATGCGCGGCGAATCTCGTGTTCAACGTAGAAACACAAGAGTGTGACTGGCCCGAGAATGTCGACTGCGATAATAGGATTCCTGTAGCTCCCGAAAGCAGTGAAGAAGAGAGCCAGCCTGAAAATGGCAATGGCAATGACGACCCTAGTTTGGCCCCTGAAATATGCGCAGAAGAAGGATCTGACGGTATCCTAGTTGCCCATGAAAACTGCAATCAATTCTACGAATGCAACAACGGTGTGCCCGTTGCCCACAAATGCGCATCAACCCTTTTGTTCAATCCTAGTACCGGACGGTGCGATTGGCCTGAAAACGTGAACTGTGGCGACAGGAACCCTGACGGTGGTAGCGGTGGTGGAGATGGTGGCAATGGAGATGGCGGCAATGGAGATGGTGGTAACGGAGATGGCGATAATGGAGGAACCGGTGGTGGAAATGGTAACCCAAGCGAAGCTCCTGAAATCTGCGCTGCCGAAGGATCCGACGGCGTTTTGGTTGCCCATGAAAACTGCAATCAATTCTACAAGTGTAATGGTGGAGTTCCAGTAGCGATGAACTGCTGGGGCAATCTCCTTTTCAACCCTGCCACTGACCAATGCGACTGGCCCGAGAACGTAGACTGTGGCGACAGGAACCCTGACGGTGGTAGCGGTGGTGGAGATGGTGGCAATGGAGATGGCGGCAATGGAGATGGTGGTAACGGAGATGGCGATAATGGAGGAACCGGTGCTGGAAATGGTAACCCAAGCGAAGCTCCTGAAATCTGCGCTGCCGAAGGATCCGACGGCGTTTTGGTTGCCCATGAAAACTGCAATCAATTCTACAAGTGTAATGGTGGAGTCCCAGTAGCGATGAACTGCTGGGGAAATCTCCTTTTCAACCCCGCCACTGACCAATGCGACTGGCCCGAGAACGTAGACTGTGGCGACAGGAACCCTGACGGTGGTAGCGGTGGTGGAGATGGTGGCAATGGAGATGGCGGCAATGGAGATGGTGGTAACGGAGATGGCGATAATGGAGGAACCGGTGCTGGAAATGGTAACCCAAGCGAAGCTCCTGAAATCTGCGCTGCCGAAGGATCCGACGGCGTTTTGGTTGCCCATGAAAACTGCAATCAATTCTACAAGTGTAATGGTGGAGTTCCAGTAGCGATGAACTGCTGGGGAAATCTCCTTTTCAACCCCGCCACTGACCAATGCGACTGGCCCGAGAACGTAGACTGTGGCGACAGGAACCCCGACGGTGGTAGCGGTGGTGGAGATGGTGGCAATGGAGATGGCGGCAATGGAGATGGTGGTAACGGAGATGGCGATAATGGAGGAACCGGTGCTGGAAATGGTAACCCAAGCGAAGCTCCTGAAATCTGCGCTGCCGAAGGATCCGACGGCGTTTTGGTTGCCCATGAAAACTGCAATCAATTCTACAAGTGTAATGGTGGAGTTCCAGTAGCGATGAACTGCTGGGGAAATCTCCTTTTCAACCCCGCCACTGACCAATGCGACTGGCCCGAGAACGTAGACTGTGGCGACAGGAACCCCGACGGTGGTAGCGGTGGTGGAGATGGTGGCAATGGTGATGGCGGCAGTGAAGATGGTGGCAATGGAGACGAAGGCAACGGAGAAAGTGGAAACGGTGGGAACAACGACCCCAGCCAGGCTCCCGAAATTTGTGCCGCTGAAGATTCCGATGGCGTCTTAGTCGCTCACGAAAACTGTAACCAGTTTTATGTGTGCAACAATGGTAAACCCGTCACGCTCAGCTGCGGGGGAGATCTCCTGTTCAACCCCGCTAACAACCAGTGCGACTGGCCGGACAATGTCAATTGCGATAGCAGGAACCCAGACAACGGTGGTGAAGACGGTGGCGAAGGAGACGGAGACAATGAAGACAGCGGCAATGGAGGCAACAAAGATCCCAGCTTGGCTCCCGAAATCTGTGCCGCTGAAGATTCTGACGGAGTTCTCGTTGCACATGAAGACTGTAACAAGTTCTACATTTGCAATGCCGGTGTTCCCGTAAGCCGCAATTGCTATGGTGACCTCTATTACAACCCTAGCACAGAGAGCTGTGATTGGCCACAGAATGTTAACTGCGGCAACCGCAGAACTTTCACCTCGTTCAATAAACATATGCCTCAAGTGCGCAGGATGTAA